A genome region from Pan troglodytes isolate AG18354 chromosome 3, NHGRI_mPanTro3-v2.0_pri, whole genome shotgun sequence includes the following:
- the AASDH gene encoding beta-alanine-activating enzyme isoform X11 yields the protein MRATGDFVTVKDGEIFFLGRKDSQIKRHGKRLNIELVQQVAEELQQVESCAVTWYNQEKLILFMVSKDASVKEYIFKELQKYLPSHAVPDELVLIDSLPLTSHGKIDVSELNKIYLNYINLKSENKLSGKEDLWEKLQYLWKSTLNLPEDLLRVPDESLFLNSGGDSLKSIRLLSEIEKLVGTSVPGLLEIILSSSILEIYNHILQTVVPDEDVTFRKSCATKRKLSDINQEEASGTSLHQKAIMTFTCQNEINAFVVLSRGSQILSLNSTRFLTKLGHCSSACPSDSVSQTNIQNLKDLNSPVLIGKSKDPSCVAKVSEEGKPAIGPQKMELHVRWRSDTGKCVDASPLVVIPTFDKSSTTVYIGSHSHRMKAVDFYSGKVKWEQILGDRIESSACVSKCGNFIVVGCYNGLVYVLKSNSGEKYWMFTTEDAVKSSATMDPTTGLIYIGSHDQHAYALDIYRKKCVWKSKCGGTVFSSPCLNLIPHHLYFATLGGLLLAVNPATGNVIWKHSCGKPLFSSPRCCSQYICIGCVDGNLLCFTHFGEQVWQFSTSGPIFSSPCTSPSEQKIFFGSHDCFIYCCNMKGHLQWKFETTSRVYATPFAFHNYNGSNEMLLAAASTDGKVWILESQSGQLQSVYELPGEVFSSPVVLESMLIIGCRDNYVYCLDLLGGNQK from the exons GTTGCTGAAGAGCTTCAGCAAGTGGAGTCTTGTGCAGTTACATGGTATAATCAGGAAAAATTAATTCTCTTCATGGTGTCTAAAGATGCTTCAGTAAAAGAATACATCTTTAAAGAACTGCAGAAATATCTTCCAAGTCATGCAGTCCCGGATGAGCTTGTATTGATCGATTCTCTACCATTGACATCCCACG GCAAAATTGATGTTTCTGAGTTAAACAAGATATATTTAAACTACATAAACTTGAAGTCTGAGAATAAGCTCAGTGGGAAAGAGGACCTTTGGGAAAAATTACAGTATTTGTGGAAG TCTACTCTGAATCTCCCAGAAGATCTTTTGAGGGTTCCTGATGAGTCACTCTTCTTAAATAGtggtggagattccttaaagtcCATCCGGCTCCTCAGTGAGATTGAAAAACTTGTTGGTACATCAGTACCTGGGCTTCTGGAAATTATTCTCAGCAGTTCCATTTTAGAGATTTATAATCACATCCTTCAAACAGTGGTTCCAGATGAAGATGTGACATTCAGGAAGAGTTGTGCCACAAAAAGGAAACTCAGCGACATTAATCAAGAGGAAGCCAGTGGAACATCTTTACATCAGAAAGCCATCATGACTTTCACTTGCCAGAATGAGATTAATGCTTTTGTTGTACTGAGCAGAGGGAGTCAAATTTTGTCTCTGAATTCCACTAGGTTTTTAACAAAGTTAGGACATTGCTCTTCAGCCTGTCCTTCTGACTCAGTTtcacagaccaacattcaaaatTTGAAAGACTTAAATTCTCCAGTTCTTATTGGGAAGTCAAAAGATCCATCCTGTGTTGCAAAAGTTTCTGAAGAGGGGAAACCTGCGATAGGGCCTCAGAAAATGGAGTTACATGTGAGGTGGAGGTCAGACACAGGCAAATGTGTAGATGCTTCACCGCTGGTTGTAATACCCACTTTTGATAAGTCATCTACAACTGTGTACATTGGTTCCCATTCTCATAGAATGAAGGCAGTTGACTTTTACTCTGGGAAGGTAAAATGGGAACAGATTTTGGGAGATCGAATTGAATCCTCAGCATGTGTATCTAAGTGTGGAAACTTTATTGTGGTGG GCTGTTATAATGGATTAGTTTATGTTCTGAAAAGTAATAGTGGAGAAAAATACTGGATGTTTACTACTGAAGATGCTGTCAAAAGCTCGGCAACCATGGATCCAACCACAGGACTCATTTACATTGGATCTCATGACCAGCACGCATATGCTTTAGATATTTAT AGAAAGAAGTGTGTTTGGAAGTCAAAATGTGGAGGAACTGTCTTTTCCTCTCCGTGTTTGAACCTGATTCCACATCATTTGTATTTTGCTACATTGGGAGGACTTTTACTGGCTGTAAATCCT GCTACTGGGAACGTTATTTGGAAACATTCCTGCGGAAAACCACTCTTCTCTTCCCCACGATGTTGCTCACAGTATATTTGTATTGGCTGTGTAGATGGGAATTTACTCTGCTTTACTCACTTTGGAGAACAG GTTTGGCAGTTCTCTACCAGTGGACCAATCTTTTCATCCCCGTGTACCTCACCATCagagcaaaaaatattttttggttccCATGATTGCTTTATCTACTGTTGTAACATGAAAGGTCACCTGCAGTGGAAATTTGAAACTACTTCAAGGGTCTATGCAACACCGTTTGCTTTCCATAACTACAATGGCAGCAATGAAATGTTGCTGGCAGCAGCATCTACTGATGGGAAAGTGTGGATCTTGGAATCTCAGAGTGGACAATTGCAAAGTGTTTATGAACTTCCTGGAGAAGTCTTCTCTTCTCCTGTGGTCCTGGAATCAATGCTCATTATTGGGTGTAGAGATAATTATGTTTATTGTCTGGATTTATTGGGTGGCaatcaaaaataa